The genomic DNA ATCATCTCGCTGCGCCCGCTCCCCGTAGTCATGCTGTCTTCCGGCACCGGCCCGGGCAGCGACCTCGCCGTTGAGGCCTTGGCCAAGGGGGCAATCGACTGCCTCGGGAAAGACGGGTTTGGCCGACCGGATGGCGCGGCCGAGGTGACTGACCGGATTTTTGACGCCTCTCTCGCCCGCGTTGAGCCTCGCGCCTCGCGCCCTGTTCCGCGTGATCATTCAAGTTTCAGGTGGAACGGCCGATTGGTGTTGATCGGCTCCTCGACCGGGGGGGTGGAGGCGCTCGAACGCGTCCTCGGAGGCATGCCACCCAACGCACCGCCGATTGTGGTGGTTCAGCATATGCCGCCTCAGTTCATGGAAAGCCTCGCCCATCGGCTCTCAGGGCTGATCGCTCCACGTGTTGCGCTGGCCCGTGAAGGCTTGGAGGTGACGCAGGGCATGGTGGTCTTTGCTCCGGGCGGGGCTCATCACCTCGAACTGGTGCACACACCTCGCGCCGCACCGCGCTGCCGCATGGTGGAGGCTCCCCTGATGAGCGGCCACCGCCCTTCCGTCGACCGCTTGTTCTTCTCCGCCGAGCCGATGGCGCCGCAATGTTTGGCCGTCTTGCTGACGGGCATGGGGCGCGATG from Oceanicola sp. D3 includes the following:
- the cheB gene encoding chemotaxis-specific protein-glutamate methyltransferase CheB, translating into MVEKRRVVIVDDSTTMRAILGQLLTSDGRFDVVGEAADPYEARSVIKATNPHVVTLDVEMPRMDGLSFLEKIISLRPLPVVMLSSGTGPGSDLAVEALAKGAIDCLGKDGFGRPDGAAEVTDRIFDASLARVEPRASRPVPRDHSSFRWNGRLVLIGSSTGGVEALERVLGGMPPNAPPIVVVQHMPPQFMESLAHRLSGLIAPRVALAREGLEVTQGMVVFAPGGAHHLELVHTPRAAPRCRMVEAPLMSGHRPSVDRLFFSAEPMAPQCLAVLLTGMGRDGASGMLALRDAGARSLAQSRESSTVWGMPRVAWETGAAEALVPLDGMGAKILSLCGRGRESMQ